The following are from one region of the Channa argus isolate prfri chromosome 6, Channa argus male v1.0, whole genome shotgun sequence genome:
- the cldne gene encoding claudin e: protein MVSMGRQILGFSLCIVGVLGAIIVCALPMWRVTAFIGANIVTAQIIWEGLWMNCVMQSTGQMQCKIYDSMLALPQDLQAARALVVVAIIVSIFGVLLGIVGGKCTNFVENEYSKAKVAVAAGAVFICAGVLILIPVCWSANTIVRDFYNPLLTDPQRREIGASLYIGWGTAVLFILGGALLCSSCPHKDSPEYPVKYSGARSTADSRAYV from the coding sequence ATGGTGTCGATGGGACGACAGATCCTGGGCTTTTCCCTGTGCATCGTTGGCGTCCTAGGGGCCATCATTGTGTGCGCCCTGCCCATGTGGAGGGTCACAGCCTTCATCGGGGCCAACATTGTCACAGCGCAGATAATCTGGGAAGGCTTGTGGATGAACTGTGTAATGCAGAGCACCGGCCAGATGCAATGTAAGATCTATGATTCCATGCTCGCTCTGCCTCAGGATCTTCAGGCTGCCAGAGCTCTTGTGGTCGTCGCCATCATCGTGTCCATCTTTGGTGTCCTCCTGGGAATCGTTGGGGGGAAATGCACCAACTTTGTGGAGAATGAATATTCCAAAGCCAAGGTTGCCGTCGCCGCAGgagctgttttcatctgtgctGGAGTTCTCATCCTCATCCCGGTCTGCTGGTCTGCCAACACCATCGTCAGGGATTTCTACAACCCCCTCCTGACAGACCCCCAGAGGAGGGAGATTGGAGCTTCACTCTACATCGGCTGGGGCACAGCTGTACTTTTCATCCTGGGTGGTGCGCTCCTCTGCAGCTCCTGCCCGCACAAAGACAGCCCAGAGTATCCAGTCAAGTACTCCGGAGCCAGATCCACAGCCGACAGCCGAGCCTACGTCTGA
- the cldnf gene encoding claudin f has protein sequence MGKICREVTGQVLSFIGMVGVAVTCGIPMWRTTFYIGANIVTGQIVWDGLWMNCVMQSTGQMQCKLEWSLMTLTADLQAGRALVVISLVFGFLGVMVSFLGTKCTSCLKKESSMSQVVILAGCLIIVSGVLILIPVCWSAAVTIAEFDSPLVINTQKREIGAAIYIGWGSAVFLLIGGIFLATSCPPQRPMYGYPGYQPAPGYPYAQPIYAPPSNGQYSSTGTYVPTKPYAVPTAYSPRQYI, from the coding sequence ATGGGGAAGATTTGCAGGGAGGTGACAGGTCAGGTCTTGAGCTTCATCGGGATGGTTGGGGTCGCAGTGACCTGTGGGATCCCCATGTGGAGAACCACCTTCTACATCGGAGCCAACATCGTGACCGGCCAGATAGTGTGGGACGGCCTGTGGATGAACTGTGTGATGCAGTCCACCGGGCAGATGCAGTGTAAATTGGAATGGTCTTTGATGACGCTGACCGCAGATCTACAAGCTGGACGAGCTCTGGTTGTCATCTCTCTTGTCTTTGGCTTCTTGGGCGTAATGGTTTCCTTCCTTGGAACAAAGTGCACCAGCTGCCTGAAGAAGGAGTCGTCAATGTCACAGGTGGTGATCCTTGCCGGCTGTCTAATAATTGTTTCCGGTGTCCTGATCCTGATCCCAGTCTGCTGGTCTGCAGCCGTCACCATTGCAGAATTCGATAGCCCCTTggtaataaacacacagaagagGGAGATTGGAGCCGCCATCTACATTGGCTGGggctctgctgtgtttcttttgaTTGGTGGGATCTTTCTAGCCACTTCCTGTCCTCCTCAAAGACCCATGTATGGATATCCAGGCTACCAACCAGCTCCAGGATACCCCTATGCACAACCTATTTATGCTCCCCCATCCAACGGACAATACTCAAGCACAGGGACTTACGTGCCCACCAAACCATATGCAGTACCCACCGCATACTCTCCAAGACAGTACATATAA